One genomic region from Peromyscus eremicus chromosome 20, PerEre_H2_v1, whole genome shotgun sequence encodes:
- the LOC131896527 gene encoding histone H1.0, producing MTENSTSTPAAKPKRAKASKKSTDHPKYSDMIVAAIQAEKNRAGSSRQSIQKYIKSHYKVGENADSQIKLSIRRLVTTGVLKQTKGVGASGSFRLAKGDEPKRSVAFKKAKKEVKKVATPKKAAKPKKAAAKAPSKKPKATPVKKAKKKPAATPKKAKKPKVVKAKPVKTSKPKKAKPVKPKAKSSAKRASKKK from the coding sequence ATGACCGAGAACTCCACGTCCACCCCTGCGGCGAAGCCCAAGCGGGCCAAGGCCTCCAAGAAGTCCACCGACCACCCCAAGTATTCGGACATGATCGTGGCTGCCATCCAGGCAGAGAAGAACCGCGCCGGCTCCTCGCGCCAGTCCATCCAAAAGTACATCAAGAGCCACTACAAGGTGGGTGAGAACGCCGACTCCCAGATCAAGTTGTCCATCAGGCGCCTGGTGACCACCGGGGTCCTCAAGCAAACCAAAGGGGTGGGTGCCTCGGGGTCCTTCAGGCTGGCCAAGGGCGATGAGCCCAAGAGGTCGGTGGCTTTCAAGAAGGCCAAGAAGGAAGTCAAGAAAGTGGCCACGCCAAAGAAGGCAGCCAAGCCCAAGAAGGCAGCCGCCAAAGCCCCCAGCAAGAAACCCAAAGCCACCCCTGTCAAGAAGGCCAAGAAGAAGCCGGCTGCCACGCCCAAGAAAGCCAAAAAGCCCAAGGTGGTCAAAGCCAAGCCAGTCAAGACATCCAAACCCAAGAAGGCCAAACCTGTGAAGCCCAAAGCCAAGTCCAGCGCCAAGAGGGCCAGCAAGAAGAAGTGA